The Rutidosis leptorrhynchoides isolate AG116_Rl617_1_P2 unplaced genomic scaffold, CSIRO_AGI_Rlap_v1 contig363, whole genome shotgun sequence genomic sequence TGGGATAAGATTTTTGGTTATTTTGAACTCTTTGTCGTGATAATTAGGGTTAGGATAATCGTTAATTTGACCTGTGAGACAATAGGTTATTTTTTCGATTATTTTGATCCTTTATTTGATTGGATGCCTTGATTAGTTTAGATTTAGTGTTTAGTTGGTAATTGCATTGTTTTGAAAAACCACTAAAAAATCCAAAAAAATATTTGAATTAAGATTCAGTTTGTTTTAGAATATTTCTTGTTATCTTGCATATCTAGAATAGGGATTTTATTccgaattaaaaaaaataaaaaaatcgaaAAAAGAAAGTGATTCATTTAGgttgtttgtttttttttatatttgaatTGCATGTTTAATTATGTGAAGTTTTAATTTCGAATTTTCTTAAAGAAAAACACAAGAAAATCATTGTGTATTTTAGATTAGAATTGCATGTTTCATTTTAAATTTAGATCATCTTTTTAGATAAATTGCATCTTAGATTTAGATAACGTCTTAGTTTAAATTAGGATTTAATATGACTTAATCCCTAGTTTAAATTAGATAGAATCCTAATCTAGCTAGATCACTTTTGCATTTTTAATTTCGAATTTCATAAAATTTGTCTTAGGATAAATTAGTTGCAATTTCCAGGAATAGATTGCATTTTTAGAATAGAAAAATCATGTGCACGTTATATAGAATTAAGTCCATGAAATGCACGTCATTTTAGTGATGATTGTTAGGTTCATTTCTAATTAGAAATTGCCCTTCATTAGATTATGTCATTTAATAAATGTCGCTTGACATATAGTTCGTATGTCATTTTAGGTTAAATAATTTTGTATGTCAATGCATTGCATTGCATGCCATTAGAATTAGGTCACTTAGATTGCATTTAATTATTGCATTTCTTCATGTCATATAGTTTAGGTCATGTTGCTATGTCATATTAGATTATTAGCATGCATCGCATGATTCTCATTAAATAAAGTGAAAACAAAAATTGAGTAATTGCTTGTTAATTAGAAACCATATCTAGGATTGTTGATGTGGATTTTAATTTAACACTGCAGATGCTTTCGTTGCTTTTAGGTAAATTATACATTATTTAATTGCTTTCTTGAGTGTTAAATTGGTGGTTTGCGCACTCGCATAATAACCTCACATGTTAGGGAGATAGTTTAAAATAAATCAGCTGCCTGCAAAAAAAACATTTTTGAAAATAAAAAGAATGGTACCGAAAGGGCATTAGAGAAATCTAATGTAATCAAGTCCCCGTACCCTTAGTCTCTGGTTCGTAGGAGTAAAGTAATTCTCTCATTATTTTACTTAGGTGTCTAATCGACCTACCATAAACTGATTTGTGGCGACTCCTAAATAAAATCAATTTGCATGTTACTAAATTCAAACCTAAGTTGTGAATTGGTATGGGTTTGGGAGAGCCCGAGTTAAGCTTAAAGATTTAGTAATCCATTAACCTAGTTTTAGGTGGTGAAGCCGCGAAAAATTAGGTTGCGACAGCTTGGCGACTCCGCTGGGGACTTGTGTTAAAACACTTAGTGGACTTAGgctaatttttctttttttttttaaaaaaattttgtttGGCAGCAAGGATCTCAGGTATGTCCCTAACATTTCTAAGGTATTAAATGTTTTTGCAGATGGGAGGTATAAGGGGAGTAGTCTTTGCTAACCCCTGTCTTGTAGGTTGGAGTTAGGGATGAATGTTTGAATTAAAATTATAGAAGTGTTGTTTGCATTTAAACTGTTGTGCATGCTTTATTGCTTTAGCACCACACTATTTGCACACACAACCTGCGGTCGAACCTAGGCTGCGATGGGACTTCTAGGATGGTGTTGAGAAGGATACTTCCTCTAAAGCGAGATTGCTATGTAGAGGTTGACCTTTTCTTccccaaaatttctttcatggtgtCGAATGTGTTTATCCATATCCACGAGACTGCGTGATTATTGGGTATTCAATTCAACTGAGCCGGGGTTAGGAGGACCTGACACGTTAATGCAAGATTGCAACGGTCAGACCATCCTCTTAGCTCCACCTTGTTAAGCCATTTAGTTAGAAATCGAGTCTCGCATTTCATGCGCATGTCTATATGTGATTGTCATCCATTTCTAGTGAAAGCAAGTTGTTTAACTTTTTCGCAAtttatttactttattgtaattttttCAGTCCATGACAATTAGGTTTCGTCATCGGTCTTGTTTTATATGCAATGGGGAAAACCGACGCACAATTCATTTCCACTCCAAAAAAAGAGCTCAAGAGGTGGTTGGATCAGTTGGATCAAGATGGTCAGAGATATGTGAAAGCCAGGATCGCCCGACTTCTTCCACTGTTAGAGATCAACATCCACTCTGGTGTGATTCAAGCACTCCCTCACTTCTGGTGTCCACAAACTTCCACCTTCATATTTGGTAAGTTTGAATTGACTCCAACACTTGAAGAATATAGTGTTGCCATCGGAATGCCCCTGGAAAGGGAACTTGTTAGACCGCCTATCGGTATAGATTCTATTTCTGAATTATCACAATTTTTACAAATCGAAGCCGAAGGAGTAAGGAAAGTTGTCAAAGCCAATTGTTTTGCATGTCCATTTTCATTCTTAGAAAAGTGTTTTGCAAACCAACCAATGATTTCAAAAGCCAGGATTTTTATGTTAGCATTTTTTGGGCTAATAGTTTTTCCTTATTGAAAAAATGCCATTAATCCTTCAATTTCATGGGTGGTTAATTGTGTTTGCGATGGGTTGAATTATGTCAATATGGTTTTAGccgaaacatttttattattaacccATTTCAAACAAAATGAGGAAAAGACCATGCTTGCCCTCCCCAAACTTTTGCAAATATGGTTTTTCTCCCACATAAGAGGATTTGGGCACCTTATGAAGCAATTTAAGATTGATGATTTTAGGCATCCCATACAAAAGTTTGCGGTCTTAGAACGCTTTTCCCCAAATAAACAGTATGCCCGTTGGGGTAATTTTTTGAAAAATCCTGATCCTAAGGCATTATTATGGCATACTAAATGGCTCCACATTGAGGAGGCTCGTTTGTCTCACAAACATGATGGACCAATCCCGCTGCTGGGCCTTTCCGGTGCTACTTCCTATTATCCACATAGAGTGGCCCGTCAGTACAAAGCTCTTCAAGAAATTCCCCCACCTCTCAAGACAGATTTGTTCCAAGTTTGTTTCATTCGAAAGGATTATGACTACTTCAACGAGATCCAGACGATTGTTACTACGTGGAGCGAATGTCATCCAGAAAAGATTTTGGTGCCCATGAGACTGAAGGGCGAGGAGGAGATTCACCATGCATCGGCGTTCTACATCCAACAATACCGGATTCCTGTTGCTTTGCGTCCAGTGGTCCCTGATGTAACTGAGAAGCCAACCTAACGAGCACAAATTGAGCATCTTAAGCGGAAAGTGGAAATGATTGAAGCGGAAAATGAGAAGCTTCGCAAGGCGTTGAAATCCCGAAAGCATATAAAATGAGATGTCTTGAATTTTGATTCAATGTTTAGGGACTTTGATTTCTAGTTCAGTGTTTTCAATTTTTAGATTCAATGTTTAGGGATTTTGGATTTCAATTCTTAGTTCGTTGTTAGGAAACTTGGTTAAAATTTCAAATAAAATTAGGCGATTAGACCATTGTCATGGGCCATTTTTCCTATCTTGTCATTGGTTCTTACATTACTTTTATCCAATTAGGTGATAACGGATCCTCCGCGTTCGCCCATCATTACACGATCGAGGGCTAAAATGGCTGACCAAAATGAAATGCGTGATCGTATGTCTGCTGTGGAGACTCAACTCCAACAAGTACTCGCCTCTATACAGCTTGTGACAGATCAACTCCAATTCCTCCAAGCGAATCCAATAGCTGCACCCGCTCTTCCTGAAGTAGTTCTCCCGAAACAAACAAACCAGGTTCAAACGATTGACGACGACATGCCCGGACTGGAGGATGACCCAGTCAATGTTGGAAAGGCCAAGCTTGACGGCGTTCCCAAGACAGATCAGGATGAGTGTGTTGCGAAGCTGGAAGAGAAAATGAGACAGCTGCAGGAGTCACAAAGGTCCCTCCCGTTCGACCCTTGGTCTATGAGAAGGTCAAAATGCCGAGCAAGTTCAAAATGCCAGAGTTTGAGAAGTATGATGGCACATCTTGTCCAAAATCTCATCTGCAGATGTACCACGTGCGCATGGCCCAGCACGTCAAAAATGAGCCCCTCATGATCCAATCATTCCATGAGAGTTTGACTGGACCCGCACTAAACTGGTACGTGATGAAGAATGTGAACCTGCTCGACACTTGGAACGAAGTAGCTGACACTTTCCTCAAACAGTACAAGTTCAACATGGACATTGCACCTTCCCGAGAAGACTTGGAGCGGATGGAAAAGAAAATGAGCGAGTCATTTAAAGAATATGCTGTAAGATGGAGAAACCTGGCGGCTCAAATCACTCATGAGCCTACCAACAAGGAGCTGATGAAGTTGTTTGTGAAGACCCTTCCATCTGAGTTTTGTAACCGAATGGCCAGTACGTACGTCGAAAGCTTCAATCAGCTTATTCCTGTAGGAGAACAAATTGAGATGGGGATAAGAGAAGGATGGTTTACTGACTCATCTAATAAACGATTCACTGCTAAGAAGGAGAAGGAAATGGTTGTGGATGTGAATGTGGCTTATAGCCAAGAAAATGTCAAACGTGCCCTGGCCATCCAAATGAATCCAAGACAACCACAAACCACTGGCCGCCAATCATTTGCCCAAGCAAATAATAGAAGACAATTTTCTCCTCTCCCTGGGTCTCCATCCCAAGTACTGACGATCCTCCGAAAGAAAGGTTTGCTTACTAATGAACCAAAACGTCCCAATCGCGAAAGCCTTCGCGGTTATGACCCGGCAAAGAAGTGTGACTACCATAACGGTGAATTGGGGCATTCAAATGACGAATGTTTCACCCTCAAGCACAAGATTCAAAATCTCTTGGACACAAAGGCCTTCTCATTTCAAATTGCTCGGCCAAATGTCCAGAAGAATCCGCTACCGGAGCATGAGGGTATGGTGAATGCTATCCTAGAACCTGAAGTTAGACAGATTAAGAACTCAAAGGTGAATGTGGCAGATGCCTACAATGGACTGGTGAGAGCTAGTTATTATCCAAATCAAGAGGATGTTCCCTTATCATTGATGAAGGAAAGAATTGCCAAAATGGTGGATGATGGCATTATCGTGTATGCTGACCGTAACTGTGTGGTTTCCACCATTTCCCACATCATCATTTATTGGGAGGAGGAGCAGGCTGCTCTCGATAATGGTAAGGAAGAAGTAGATCCGTCACTTACAGATATGCCCCCGCTAGAAGATGCAACTGATGAGGAGGTTGTGATTGAAATACCTCAGCCGTATGAGTATGTCAATAATAAAGCGGTGCCTTGGTCTTATGACCTAGATGTTGACCTCGTTACAAGGTCTGGTCGAACTTATGCTCAAAATAATGCTCAACCTGCAAAGCCTGTCACTGATGAAGAGGTTAAAGAATTTCTGGCTATGATTAAAGCAAGTGAGTATAATATCGTCGATCAATTGCGAAAGATGCCTGCCCAGATCTCTTTGCTCGAGCTCATCCAAACCTCCTCTGTGCATCAAAAGTCACTGATGAAGGTGCTAAGCGAAATTCGTGTACCCGAAACAGTTGAAGCAGATAAGGTGGAAGATTTTGTGGGATCAGTCCTTCTCAAAGACATGATTGCTTTTTCTGATGAAGAATTCCCTCTTGAGGGTAGGGGGCATAATAAAGCACTCTACATATCTATCAAGCACAAGGTTTCTCATGTGTCCCGAGTGCTCATTGATAATGGGTCTGCCCTAAACATATGTCAATTGGCCACTCTTCACCGCCTCAAGGTAGACCCGTCAAAGATACATGCTGCGAAGACTTCGGTGAGAGCTTTTGATGGAACAAAAAAGGAGGTAATCGGGGAAATCCATCTTGACGTGCAAATAGGGCTGGTCGTCTTTAACATCCATTTCCAAGTGTTGGATATCCCTACTGCGTTCAATTTTCTGCTAGGTCGTCCCTGGATACATACTGTCGGTGCAGTCCCTTCAAGTCTACATCAAACTGTAAAATTTGTGATCGAAAGGAAGCCGGTCACTGTGTATGGTGAGCAAGACCACTAGATTTATCACGAGACGACTATCCCCTATGTAGAGCCGGATTATGAGCTCGAATCAAGTTACCACTCATTTGAGTTAGTATCTACCATACATGCTTCTCGAGGTTCATCGCCGCCCACTTCTGAGGTTTCAGATGCTGCCCTCATGGTAGGAAGAGTAATGGTTGGGAATGGTTTTGTCCCTGGCAATGGTTTGGGAAGAAATGGTCAGGGTATTCGAAACCCCATTGAAGCCCCTCAGAGGTCCCGATCTGCTGGGTTAGGGTACCATGGAAGAGGTGGAGGAAGTTCTGGAAGGCAAAGACAGGGAAGGCATAACTCGCCACCTGAGCAAGGGCGAAGGAAACAAAATTTACCGCCTCAAAACATTCATGAGACGTTCCCTAGTCCTCCAATTATGATGCAAGATGAAGCTGAAGTGATGGATACTCTCGGACAGCCAAGTGGGAAGTTCGACTATATGGTGAAATATTCAGCTCCTCCCAGCTTTTACTTTGATGCCCGCAATATAGTTCCGAGTGGATGGGATGGCATGGATGATCCGACGCCTTCAAAGACGGAAAACTCTAATGACACCCTGGAAGGAGTTTCAAGTTTGTTCGATGATCTCTCCATCGGAGCCATTGATGGAGAACCTTTGGAAGAAACAGGCCCTCGCCCACAAGAGTAACCCATTTATCACTTTTGCACATTCCCCTGCGTGGGAATTTTTATTGCTTTCTAGGAATTGTTTTCGATTTCTTCTTTTTCACTTTCTTTTTAGGACTTGATTTGCATTTTCCATTCAATAAATTGTAATTGATTGATGAATCTCAATGAAATTACAAGTTTTATTTTGAGGGCATGATGAGGTACACCAAACCAGCCCGGTGATGATATCCAGCTGATAAAACAAAATTAAAATCCAAGGATAATTCTGAGGGCTGGGCTTCATCATGCTTCCTCGTGTCAAAATGTTTAAAAAAAATGCTTTTgcaaaataaaaaaattcaaaaaatttttttacaaaaaaaaaaaaatgattaaccCTGTTTGTCTTTTTGATCCTTCTATTTTATGTTTCAGGGATGATCATATAACATGCAAAGGTATGGAAATGGTCCAATCCAATGCAACAAGTGCTGATAATGATCATGGAGAGTCGATCAAAGATTCCATTGAAGTGCAGCAAAGTTGGGAACAACATGAAAATGCCAAGACTCTCACATCCGAGTAGACCGTCACTATTAATTTAAGTGACATTGAAGAAGCCAAGGAGGTGAAAATAGGGGCGAATCTCCCCAAAGACGAGGCTGAGTGCCTAATTCAGTTACTGAAGGAATATCAGGACATCTTCGCATGGACCTACGCCGACATGCCTGGGTTAGACCAATCAATCGTGGAGCATTGTTTGCCTACTAACCCGGACGTGCCTCCTAAGAAGCAAAGGTTGCGAAGAACTAAGCCTGAGCTCTCGAAGAGGATAGAGAAAGAGGTGATGAAGCTTCTAAAAGTCGGATTTATTGAAGTCTCGCAATACCCTGAATGGGTAGCAAACATCGTGCCGGTGATAAAGAAGGACGGTCGAGTTCGAGTTTGTGTCGATTATCGGGATTTGAACAAGGCTAGCCCAAAAGATGACTTCCCGCTACCTCACATAGATGTCCTTGTTGATAGTACTGCCGGATTTGAACTATTCTCATTTATGGATGGTTTTTCTGGGTACAATCAGATAAGGATGAG encodes the following:
- the LOC139883169 gene encoding uncharacterized protein — encoded protein: MIQSFHESLTGPALNWYVMKNVNLLDTWNEVADTFLKQYKFNMDIAPSREDLERMEKKMSESFKEYAVRWRNLAAQITHEPTNKELMKLFVKTLPSEFCNRMASTYVESFNQLIPVGEQIEMGIREGWFTDSSNKRFTAKKEKEMVVDVNVAYSQENVKRALAIQMNPRQPQTTGRQSFAQANNRRQFSPLPGSPSQVLTILRKKGLLTNEPKRPNRESLRGYDPAKKCDYHNGELGHSNDECFTLKHKIQNLLDTKAFSFQIARPNVQKNPLPEHEGMVNAILEPEVRQIKNSKVNVADAYNGLVRASYYPNQEDVPLSLMKERIAKMVDDGIIVYADRNCVVSTISHIIIYWEEEQAALDNGKEEVDPSLTDMPPLEDATDEEVVIEIPQPYEYVNNKAVPWSYDLDVDLVTRSGRTYAQNNAQPAKPVTDEEVKEFLAMIKASEYNIVDQLRKMPAQISLLELIQTSSVHQKSLMKVLSEIRVPETVEADKVEDFVGSVLLKDMIAFSDEEFPLEGRGHNKALYISIKHKVSHVSRVLIDNGSALNICQLATLHRLKVDPSKIHAAKTSVRAFDGTKKEVIGEIHLDVQIGLVVFNIHFQVLDIPTAFNFLLGRPWIHTVGAVPSSLHQTVKFVIERKPVTVYEPDYELESSYHSFELVSTIHASRGSSPPTSEVSDAALMVGRVMVGNGFVPGNGLGRNGQGIRNPIEAPQRSRSAGLGYHGRGGGSSGRQRQGRHNSPPEQGRRKQNLPPQNIHETFPSPPIMMQDEAEVMDTLGQPSGKFDYMVKYSAPPSFYFDARNIVPSGWDGMDDPTPSKTENSNDTLEGVSSLFDDLSIGAIDGEPLEETGPRPQEDDHITCKGMEMVQSNATSADNDHGESIKDSIEVQQSWEQHENAKTLTSE